The proteins below are encoded in one region of Hordeum vulgare subsp. vulgare chromosome 3H, MorexV3_pseudomolecules_assembly, whole genome shotgun sequence:
- the LOC123439692 gene encoding auxin response factor 1-like: MGRAQQQTLTQGEHHPVPRPDQLLPPPSLSPRPHSSFPPGEDRTAEPVHHQPTATRVAMAQPGRGRDPELFAELWRACAGPLVEVPQRGERVFYFLQGHLEQLQEPTDSALLAEQIKMFQVPYKILCKVVNVELKAETETDEVYAQITLQPDADQSDLPLILDPTLPETPRPVVHTFCKILTPSDTSTHGGFSVLRRHANECLPPLDMTMPTPTQEIISKDLHGSEWRFKHIYRGQPRRHLLTTGWSTFVTSKKLMAGDAFVYLRSETGEQRVGVRRLVQKQSTMPASVISSQSMHLGVLASASHAIKTNSIFVVYYRPRLSQSQYIVSVNKYHLASKTGFTVGMRFRMNFEAEDVPVKKFFGTIVGDGDFSPQWSGSEWKSLKVQWDDSVAICNGPERVSPWEIDSSDVSSPAISTLLQSSAKNKRPRETNENMNLPSQEPTQEFWLSGVTQQHERTYVGSSDPNRISGSGYHQILWPSEHAGYGAMSSSSVCQTPLGLGDGWFKDFNTSSQGVSPTLSEITQKLNRVASSEGRAPPPWATALCGGYRAEEPTSKLSCNATLPLPSPLTEQVAPYLLKVAEKVKGPGMVRLFGVNLMENTNNAAAATAGNASVGAGETSARITGSVEGSGQLSAFSKVTKVVNESPREIQSQQSSIGRNRVKVQMHGNAVGRAVDLASLDGYERLTNELEQMFEIKDIKQNFKVAFNDNEGDTMKVGDDPWMEFCRMVRKIVIYPIEDDKNMDPHQTSVFAAAPDEDLKANL, translated from the exons ATGGGGCGAGCCCAACAACAAACACTGACACAAGGAGAACACCACCCGGTTCCCAGACCAGAccaactcctccctcctccctccctctctccccgccCCCACTCCTCCTTCCCTCCCGGGGAGGACAGGACAGCAGAGCCCGTCCACCACCAACCCACCGCCACCCGCGTCGCCATGGCGCAGCCTG GACGGGGACGCGACCCGGAGCTGTTCGCGGAGCTGTGGCGCGCCTGCGCGGGGCCGCTGGTGGAGGTGCCGCAGCGTGGCGAGAGGGTCTTCTACTTCCTCCAGGGCCACCTGGAGCAG CTGCAAGAGCCGACGGACTCGGCGCTGCTGGCCGAGCAAATCAAGATGTTCCAGGTGCCATACAAGATCCTCTGCAAGGTCGTCAACGTCGAGCTCAAG GCCGAGACGGAGACGGACGAGGTGTACGCGCAGATCACCCTGCAGCCGGACGCTGAC CAAAGCGATCTGCCCCTCATCTTGGACCCAACTCTGCCGGAGACGCCCCGGCCAGTGGTGCACACCTTCTGCAAGATCCTGACGCCGTCCGACACCAGCACCCACGGCGGCTTCTCGGTGCTCCGCCGCCACGCCAACGAGTGCCTCCCGCCACTG GACATGACGATGCCGACACCGACTCAGGAGATCATCTCCAAGGACCTCCATGGATCTGAGTGGAGGTTTAAGCACATCTACAGAG GTCAACCCCGCAGGCACCTTCTGACGACCGGGTGGAGCACATTCGTCACGTCAAAGAAGCTGATGGCCGGCGACGCCTTTGTCTACCTAAG GAGCGAGACAGGAGAGCAGCGTGTCGGGGTGAGGCGCCTTGTGCAGAAGCAAAGCACTATGCCGGCATCCGTTATATCAAGCCAGAGCATGCATCTCGGGGTGCTTGCAAGTGCATCTCATGCTATCAAGACTAACTCCATTTTCGTGGTCTACTACAGGCCCAG GTTAAGCCAGAGTCAGTACATTGTCAGTGTGAACAAGTACCATCTAGCTAGTAAAACTGGATTTACTGTGGGCATGAGGTTCAGGATGAACTTCGAAGCAGAAGATGTCCCTGTGAAGAA GTTTTTTGGGACTATAGTTGGTGATGGGGATTTTTCTCCACAGTGGTCAGGTTCTGAATGGAAGTCACTCAAG GTCCAATGGGATGACTCGGTCGCAATTTGCAACGGCCCTGAGAGGGTTTCTCCTTGGGAAATTGACTCATCTGATGTCTCTTCACCTGCCATCAGTACACTGCTGCAATCGTCAGCGAAGAACAAGCgtccaagggagacaaatgaaaACATGAATCTTCCATCACAGG AGCCGACTCAGGAGTTTTGGCTGTCTGGAGTGACACAGCAGCATGAGAGGACATATGTTGGTTCTAGTGATCCGAACCGTATCTCTGGCTCTGGGTATCATCAAATTCTTTGGCCAAGCGAACACGCAGGGTACGGGGCCATGAGCAGCAGTTCTGTTTGTCAAACTCCATTAGGGCTTGGTGATGGTTGGTTCAAGGATTTCAACACTTCAAGCCAGGGGGTCTCCCCTACCCTGTCAGAGATTACTCAGAAGCTGAATCGGGTTGCCAGCAGTGAAGGAAgagctcctcctccttgggcTACTGCACTTTGTGGTGGTTACCGGGCTGAGGAACCTACTTCCAAGCTGTCCTGCAACGCTACTCTGCCTCTGCCTAGTCCTCTGACTGAACAGGTTGCACCATATCTGCTCAAAGTAGCTGAAAAAGTTAAGGGGCCCGGCATGGTTCGTCTGTTTGGTGTGAATTTGATGGAGAACACCAAcaatgctgctgctgctactgctggcaATGCAAGTGTGGGAGCAGGAGAAACTTCGGCCAGAATTACTGGTTCTGTTGAAGGCTCTGGTCAGCTTTCAGCATTTTCAAAAGTAACAAAAGTTGTGAACGAGAGCCCCCGAGAAATCCAAAGCCAACAGAGTTCTATTGGAAGGAACCGTGTGAAG GTTCAAATGCATGGAAATGCTGTGGGTAGAGCTGTGGATCTAGCAAGTCTGGATGGGTATGAGCGCCTGACCAATGAACTGGAACAGATGTTTGAGATAAAGGACATCAAACAGAACTTTAAAGTGGCATTCAACGACAACGAAGGTGACACCATGAAAGTTGGAGATGATCCCTGGAT GGAGTTTTGCCGAATGGTGAGGAAGATAGTGATTTATCCCATTGAAGATGACAAGAACATGGATCCTCATCAGACGTCGGTCTTTGCTGCTGCTCCAGATGAGGATCTCAAGGCTAACCTTTAG